Proteins encoded within one genomic window of Streptomyces sp. NBC_00523:
- a CDS encoding SCO6880 family protein: MSTQSHPIAPRRTYLIGRARPNAIVGKNRETGEIALIIAGAFLGMMSGLLVPVLSLRIVLLTGFPLLAIAMVYVPYRHRTFYKWFEINRSYKRSLRRGTTYRSTAIEAGTRADGREVEIGPPPGIGRINWLSAPFGPDEIAVLLHADRRTVTAAIEIEGPGVGLRDSEDQEALVDRFGTLLKHVANGDGFVTRLQMLARTLPADPDAHAKDVAQRGAQASPRWLQDSYDQLQSMVSTSSEQHRAYLVACMHFNRELAAEAHAMARAARPHSGRKLDRDAGLAVVMARELTDICARLAEADIRVRQPLGQSRLASLVHSMYDPDHPIDHIQAMTKRNAWPAELDAVEPTYLQAKTRESSTRAPWCHSTAWVKEWPMTPVGVNFLAPLLVHTPDVIRTVAVCMDLEPTEIAIERMLTEKTNDDAEASRQAKMNRTVDPRDIAAHGRLDQRGEDLASGAAGVNLVGYITVSSRSPEALARDKRTIRASAGKSYLKLEWCDREHHRAFVNTLPFATGIRR, translated from the coding sequence TTGAGCACACAGTCCCATCCGATCGCGCCCCGCCGTACGTATCTCATCGGCCGCGCCCGGCCGAACGCGATCGTCGGCAAGAACCGCGAGACGGGCGAAATCGCCCTGATCATCGCCGGCGCGTTCCTCGGCATGATGAGCGGCCTGCTCGTCCCCGTCCTCTCCCTGCGCATCGTGCTGCTCACCGGCTTCCCGCTGCTCGCCATCGCCATGGTCTACGTCCCGTACCGGCACCGGACCTTCTACAAGTGGTTCGAGATCAACCGCAGCTACAAGCGCTCCCTGCGCCGCGGCACCACCTACCGCTCCACCGCCATCGAAGCCGGCACCCGCGCCGACGGCCGCGAGGTCGAGATCGGCCCACCGCCCGGCATCGGCCGCATCAACTGGCTCTCCGCCCCCTTCGGCCCCGACGAGATCGCCGTCCTCCTCCACGCCGACCGGCGCACCGTCACCGCCGCCATCGAGATCGAGGGCCCCGGCGTCGGCCTGCGCGACAGCGAGGACCAGGAAGCGCTCGTCGACCGCTTCGGCACCCTCCTCAAGCACGTCGCCAACGGAGACGGCTTCGTCACCCGCCTCCAGATGCTCGCCCGCACCCTCCCCGCCGACCCCGACGCCCACGCCAAGGACGTCGCCCAGCGCGGCGCCCAGGCATCCCCCCGCTGGCTCCAGGACTCCTACGACCAGCTCCAGTCCATGGTCTCCACCTCCAGCGAGCAGCACCGCGCCTACCTCGTCGCCTGCATGCACTTCAACCGCGAGCTCGCCGCCGAGGCCCACGCCATGGCCCGCGCCGCCCGCCCGCACTCCGGCCGCAAGCTGGACCGCGACGCCGGCCTCGCCGTCGTCATGGCCCGCGAGCTCACCGACATCTGCGCCCGCCTCGCCGAAGCCGACATCCGGGTCCGCCAGCCCCTCGGCCAGAGCCGGCTGGCCTCCCTCGTCCACTCCATGTACGACCCCGACCACCCCATCGACCACATCCAGGCCATGACGAAGCGCAACGCCTGGCCCGCCGAGCTCGACGCCGTCGAGCCGACCTACCTCCAGGCCAAGACCCGCGAATCGTCCACCCGCGCTCCCTGGTGCCACTCCACGGCCTGGGTGAAGGAATGGCCGATGACCCCCGTCGGCGTCAACTTCCTGGCCCCCCTCCTCGTCCACACCCCCGACGTCATCCGCACCGTCGCCGTCTGCATGGACCTGGAACCCACCGAGATCGCCATCGAGCGCATGCTCACCGAGAAGACCAACGACGACGCCGAGGCCAGCCGCCAGGCCAAGATGAACCGCACCGTCGACCCCCGCGACATCGCCGCCCACGGCCGCCTCGACCAACGGGGTGAAGACCTCGCCAGCGGCGCCGCCGGCGTCAACCTCGTGGGGTACATCACCGTGTCGTCCCGCTCCCCCGAGGCCCTCGCCCGCGACAAGCGGACCATCCGCGCCTCGGCCGGAAAGTCGTACCTGAAGCTCGAATGGTGCGACCGCGAGCACCACCGCGCCTTCGTCAACACCCTGCCGTTCGCCACCGGCATCCGCCGCTAA
- a CDS encoding DUF402 domain-containing protein, giving the protein MKEDNRDTASSTPGQILHWNLFIGGHLSASVPVRLVERTDTGQLVWMKSGTPMWRTALPRGVTHLRDIAPHERPAEGFPVVAGRWPMGDALFYQPTGAAHAVLWLFGRRHKFRGWYVNLERRVHHGADIDIADHELDINVAPDRTWSWKDEQSFADKTGHPAYWTAEEALAIRSEGATVAQLAEAGTFPFDGSWCDFRPPSYWKTPPRPPVPRHPLLRPTGAPTSPPPP; this is encoded by the coding sequence ATGAAAGAGGACAACAGAGACACCGCAAGCAGCACACCCGGCCAGATCCTGCACTGGAACCTGTTCATAGGCGGCCACCTCAGCGCCTCCGTACCCGTGCGCCTGGTCGAACGAACGGACACCGGACAACTGGTGTGGATGAAATCGGGCACCCCGATGTGGCGCACCGCCCTCCCGCGCGGCGTGACCCACCTGCGCGACATCGCCCCGCACGAGCGCCCGGCCGAGGGCTTCCCCGTCGTCGCGGGCCGCTGGCCGATGGGCGACGCCCTCTTCTACCAGCCGACGGGGGCGGCCCACGCGGTGCTGTGGCTCTTCGGCCGCAGACACAAGTTCCGCGGCTGGTACGTCAACCTCGAACGGCGCGTGCATCACGGCGCGGACATCGACATCGCCGACCACGAGCTGGACATCAACGTGGCCCCGGACCGGACGTGGAGCTGGAAGGACGAGCAGTCCTTCGCCGACAAGACGGGCCACCCCGCGTACTGGACGGCCGAGGAAGCGCTGGCGATCCGGTCCGAAGGAGCGACGGTCGCACAGCTCGCCGAGGCCGGAACCTTCCCCTTCGACGGCTCATGGTGCGACTTCCGGCCACCTTCGTACTGGAAGACCCCACCGCGTCCACCGGTTCCGCGTCACCCGCTGCTGCGCCCGACGGGCGCTCCGACCTCGCCTCCGCCGCCCTGA
- a CDS encoding DUF6892 domain-containing protein yields the protein MPAFRDFNFKLIVIDKLMYDDETLTPAFRIADCLKAKGIDDPQTYAYDNDLAFTVLDEARAHFEALEISPELLATVETLDVDGGLQVYQECAPVWDGEDGLFDVGSLDDLDLLPNLRLIEGVDNCGIGMSFDTDVLASRGIATD from the coding sequence ATGCCTGCCTTCCGCGACTTCAACTTCAAGCTGATCGTCATCGACAAGCTCATGTACGACGACGAGACGCTCACCCCGGCGTTCCGCATAGCCGACTGCCTGAAGGCGAAGGGCATCGACGACCCGCAGACCTACGCCTACGACAACGACCTCGCGTTCACCGTCCTGGACGAGGCCCGCGCCCACTTCGAGGCCCTGGAGATCAGCCCGGAACTCCTGGCGACGGTCGAGACGCTGGACGTCGACGGCGGCCTGCAGGTGTACCAGGAGTGCGCGCCGGTCTGGGACGGAGAGGACGGCCTCTTCGACGTGGGCTCGCTGGACGACCTGGACCTGCTGCCGAACCTGCGGCTGATCGAGGGCGTGGACAACTGCGGAATCGGCATGTCGTTCGACACCGACGTCCTCGCGAGCCGCGGCATCGCCACCGACTGA
- a CDS encoding DUF4232 domain-containing protein codes for MRTFRNRTAVLGAAATAVLALALTACGGDGSGTKAAGPADGSASAKATVAAKDTSKDTAGDAAQDQGSTAGDGAKTGGGSTDAVTSSTGKSNGGAAKTGGSTAGDTSDSYAYKHPCKSGDLSVRVYAREGSATQHVIEVNNTGKNSCGLSYFPRVSLGAAKATDHSGDIIPLVPSGLGGAPAYPVKPKTAAIAVIDLNPGGGNGVTWVDELNVLADGDHMANAEQLNFPLGPDVKVGTPKLGLYERTVADAVASMKQANTKP; via the coding sequence ATGCGTACGTTCCGCAACCGCACCGCCGTCCTCGGCGCCGCCGCCACCGCCGTGCTCGCCCTCGCCCTCACCGCCTGCGGCGGGGACGGCAGCGGGACGAAGGCGGCCGGCCCGGCCGACGGCTCCGCCTCGGCCAAGGCCACCGTGGCCGCGAAGGACACCTCCAAGGACACCGCCGGCGACGCCGCCCAGGACCAGGGCAGCACCGCGGGCGACGGCGCGAAGACGGGCGGCGGCTCCACGGACGCGGTCACCTCCAGCACCGGCAAGTCCAACGGGGGCGCCGCGAAGACGGGCGGGTCCACCGCCGGCGACACCAGCGACTCCTACGCGTACAAGCACCCCTGCAAGAGCGGCGACCTGTCGGTGCGCGTGTACGCCCGCGAGGGTTCGGCCACCCAGCACGTGATCGAGGTCAACAACACCGGCAAGAACTCCTGCGGCCTGAGCTACTTCCCGCGCGTCAGCCTGGGCGCGGCGAAGGCCACGGACCACAGCGGCGACATCATCCCGCTGGTCCCTAGCGGCCTCGGCGGCGCTCCGGCGTACCCGGTGAAGCCGAAGACCGCCGCGATCGCGGTGATCGACCTCAACCCGGGCGGCGGAAACGGCGTGACCTGGGTGGACGAGCTGAACGTACTCGCCGACGGCGACCACATGGCCAACGCCGAGCAGCTCAACTTCCCGCTCGGCCCCGACGTGAAGGTCGGCACCCCGAAGCTGGGCCTGTACGAGCGCACGGTCGCCGACGCGGTGGCCTCCATGAAGCAGGCGAACACGAAGCCCTGA
- a CDS encoding low temperature requirement protein A gives MSSSSPSPSFWHRPMVARSADEQHRASTMLELFFDLCFVAAVAQAASAFEHELAAGRIGHAVLGYAMVFFAIWWAWMNFTWFASAYDTDDVPYRLLTLVQITGALVLAAGAPEALEHEDFTVITWGYVIMRLAMVTQWLRAARSDPERRRTCLGYAAGIFLVQIGWVVRLALPEDTGLVTFAVLVVAEIAVPALAERKTTTTWHPHHIAERYGLFTLIVLGESITAATVAVRAALDTHAALGDLAALVAGGLLTVFALWWLYFAQSAPRLLTSLRTALLWGYGHYLVFASAAAVGAGLALNVAHTAGHGHISDRTAAAVYTVPVAVFITLVWLLHHRTAGLRRAADVLHPVAVLAVLAATYAPSPILTTGIVTALLIAATLLLAARDAGSDAGRTDAH, from the coding sequence ATGAGCTCATCGTCCCCCTCCCCCAGCTTCTGGCACCGGCCCATGGTGGCGCGCAGCGCCGACGAGCAGCACCGCGCCTCGACGATGCTGGAACTCTTCTTCGACCTCTGTTTCGTCGCCGCCGTCGCCCAGGCCGCGTCCGCCTTCGAGCACGAACTCGCGGCAGGCCGCATCGGCCACGCCGTCCTCGGCTACGCGATGGTGTTCTTCGCGATCTGGTGGGCGTGGATGAACTTCACCTGGTTCGCCTCCGCGTACGACACCGACGACGTCCCGTACCGGCTGCTGACGCTCGTACAGATCACCGGCGCGCTCGTCCTCGCGGCGGGCGCGCCCGAGGCGCTGGAGCACGAGGACTTCACCGTCATCACCTGGGGCTACGTGATCATGCGGCTCGCCATGGTCACACAGTGGCTGCGCGCCGCCCGCTCGGACCCGGAACGGCGCCGCACCTGCCTGGGGTACGCCGCCGGGATCTTCCTGGTGCAGATCGGCTGGGTCGTACGGCTGGCCCTGCCCGAGGACACCGGCCTGGTGACGTTCGCGGTCCTCGTCGTCGCGGAAATCGCCGTTCCCGCACTGGCGGAACGTAAAACCACCACCACCTGGCACCCGCACCACATCGCCGAACGGTACGGGCTGTTCACGCTGATCGTGCTCGGCGAGTCCATCACCGCCGCCACCGTTGCCGTACGCGCCGCGCTGGACACGCACGCGGCGCTCGGCGACCTCGCCGCACTGGTCGCGGGCGGACTCCTGACGGTGTTCGCCCTGTGGTGGCTGTACTTCGCGCAGAGCGCACCCCGGCTGCTGACCAGCCTGCGTACGGCGCTGCTGTGGGGGTACGGGCACTACCTCGTCTTCGCGTCGGCCGCCGCGGTCGGCGCCGGGCTCGCCCTCAACGTCGCGCACACCGCGGGCCACGGCCACATCTCCGACCGCACGGCGGCGGCCGTCTACACCGTCCCGGTCGCCGTGTTCATCACCCTCGTCTGGCTGCTGCACCACCGCACCGCGGGGCTTCGCCGCGCGGCCGACGTGCTCCACCCGGTGGCGGTCCTCGCGGTCCTGGCGGCCACGTACGCCCCGTCCCCCATCCTGACCACGGGCATCGTCACCGCACTGCTCATCGCGGCGACCCTGCTGCTGGCTGCCCGGGACGCGGGCAGCGACGCCGGGCGGACCGACGCGCACTGA